The DNA region TCTCCGGGTTCGTCAGCAAGGGCCTCGTGACGAAGGCCGCCGAGAGCGCCGGCGGCGAGGCGCTCTGGTGGGTCCTGGTGCTCGGCAGCGTCGGGACCGCGCTCTCGTTCGCGAAGTTCGGCTACTACGCGTTCGTGCGCCGCGAACCCACGCCCATCACGGTCTCGCGCGCCCCGCTGGCGCTCTCGGCCGCCCTGGTGGTCGCCGCCGTCCCGTCCATCGTCTTCGGGTTGCTCCCCGGGGTCTTCCTCGGCGCGCACCCGGGCGACCCCGGGACGTTCGCACCCTACGCGACCACCGAACTCACGAAGGCGCTGGCGGCGACCGCCGCCGGCGTCGTCGGGTTCGCCGTCCTGAAGGGCCCGCTCGGGCGCATCCACCCGGTCGATGTCGACCAGGTGTTGCACCCGGTCGGTTCCTCGTTCGCCCGCGCGACCGCCGCGACCGCGGCCGGCATCGGTGCCGCCGCGAGCCGCACCGGCGCCGCGACCACCCGCCGTCTCGGGTCTCTCGTCGGCCGAGACCCGTCGACCGCCGAATCGTCCATCCACGCCGCGCTGGCCGCGCTGGCGCTTACCGCGGCGGTAGCCCTGCTACTCGCCGTCCTGGCCTGACCACACCACACAGACATCCATGACGACCAGAATCAACACCGGTACCAGCCCGAACTACGACCGCCTCGTCGCCTACCTGCGCGACCGCTTCGACGACGACCTGCGCTGGGTCGCCTCGTTCGACACCGAGAGCTACGACTACGCGGTGGAGTACATCCGACCCGACCTGCGGACGGAGCTGTCGACCCACGAGTTCGACACCGTCGTCCACCGGTCCATCGGCCTGTTCCGCCGGCCGTACGTCGAGTCTGTCTACACGCACCTCGGGCCGGCGCGGACCCTCGTGGTCGAACACGAGCGTGCGACCGCCGTCCACCTCTACCTCACGGACACCGAGGGCGTCATCATCAAGATCAAGGAGGGTAACGAGATCTGTCTGCCCGACTTCGCCGACGAGTGTCTCGCACAGCTCCTGGAGGACCACGAGCAGTGACCCGTCGCGTGAGACGACGAGGGCCCGCGGGACACGGCCACGACCGTGACCGCTGGCTCGCCGTCAGGACCGGTGGCGATCCGGCCGGAGTACCGGAGGGGATGCCGTGACGCTCGACGGGCTCGACGCGCTCGACCGGCGCATCCTCCACGGGTTGCAACAGGACGCCAGACACGTCTCCTCGCGGGACATCGCGGCGTCCATCCCCGCGTCGCCGAGCACGGTCAGGAAGCGCATCGCCAGGCTCGAAGAGAACGGTATCATCGGCGGGTACAGCGCCGACGTCGACTACGACAGGGCGGGCTACCAGCTGCACGTCCAGATCGTCTGTACCGCCCCGGTCGCCGAACGCGAGGCGATGAGCGACGCCGCGCTGTCGGTCCCCGGCGTGGTCCGGGTCCGGGAGCTGGCGACGGGCGAGCGGAACGTCGTCGTGACCGTCATCGGCGAGGACGGCGACGACCTGACCCGCATCGCGACCGACCTGAGCGACGTGGGCCTGACCGTCCTCGACGAGGAGCTGGTCCGGAGCGAGCGGACACAGCCCTTCTCCGGGTTCGACCCGGAGCGCAGCGATGCCCGAGTGCGGGCCGAGTGACCGGCAAGGGTCGCAGCCGGCCAGGGTTCAGGCGGTCGTCGCCAGCGAGTCGGCGACCTCGGCGAGCCGGTCGTACAGCTCGTCGGCCCGGTCGTCGTCGTAATCGGTGTGGTACTCCTTGGAGACGCCCGCCTTCGCGAGGTTGACGTGCTCGTCCGGCGTCACGTCGTGGTCCGCCAGACAGGTCCGGGCACATTCGAGTGGACAGCCGTCGATGACGAGCGTCGGCCGGCCGCTCGTCGCGGTGTCGACGAGTGGCGCCACGTCACCCCCGACCCCCGCGATGCAGGACATCTCGGCACGGCCCTCGCGGTCGAGCCTGACCGCGAGGTCGTTGGCCAGCTGTGCGGCGCTCGAACAGCCAGAACACGAGTACACCAGTGGCAACTCGTCGTAGTTCACGTCCATCGGCGACGACTTCTCGACGGACCCGCGAAGGTGTTGTCCCGAACGTCGTTCGGGCAGGCGACGACGCCACGAGGGGTCTGATTCTCAGCCGCGGAGCAGGTTCATCACCTCGTCCGCCACGTCTGATTCGAGGGCGACCACGTACCGGTTGCCCGGTTCCAGCACCGTCTCGGGGCCGCCGAGGCGGTTCCCCGCCGAGTCCACGACGATGAGACTCCCGCGGGGCAGGCGCACCTCCTCCAGCGTCCTCCCGGCCGCGGGCGCGTCGGCGGCGATCTCGACCTCGACCACCTCGACGTCGCCCCCGATGTCCTCCAGGGTCCGGACGCCCTCGACGATTATCTCGTTGACCGCGGCGCGGGCCCCGAGCGACTCCGGGAAGACGACCCCGTCGACGTACTCGCTGTAGAGGTCGTCCTCGCCCTCGGAGATACGCATGACGGCCCGGATGTCGGCCATGCGCTGGGCGGCCATACAGACCGCGAAGTTCGTGGCCTCGTCGTCGGTGAGCGCGGCGACCACGTCCGAGCGGTCGGGCTGGGCCTGTCGGAGGATGGAGGGTCGGGCCGCGTCCCCCTCGATGACGGTCCCGACGTACTCGTCGCTGAGACGGTCGGCCCGTACCGGGTCGGGTTCGACGAGGACGACGCTGTGGCCGCGGTCGGCGAGCAGTTCGGCGGTCCGGAGGCCGACGGTTCCGCCGCCGGCGACGATGACGCGAAGGTCTTGCGATGATGACTGTGACATGGGTTACTCCGTGGATTCGTCCGCTGGGGGGAGGGTGACGTCCTGTTCGGGGTCGGCGATCTCGGTGTCGCCCGCGCCGACCACGTCCTCGACCTCCTCGACCGAGTCGACGGCGCCCCGGCGCGACAGCAGCCAGTAGACGGCGATGCCGAGACCGAGCCACGCGAGCGCGAGCACCCACGTGACGGGGTCGATGAACAGGCCGAGCAGCAGGTTCAGGACGATGCCGAGTATCGGCGGAATCGGGTAGTACGGTATCTCGAAGGGACGGCGCAGGTCGGGCTGCTGGCGGCGCAGCCGGATGACGCTCAGGTTCACGATGACGAACCCGAGCAGCGAGAACAGGCTCGCGAGGTTCCCGACGATGCGGATGGGGACGACGAGGACGGCGAGCAGCATGACGCCGGCACTGGCGACGATTGCGACGAAGGGCGTCCCGTACCTGACGTGCAGACGCCCCAGCCGCGCGGGGAGCTGGCGTTCCCGGCCCATGGCGAACGCGACCCGGCTGGAGCCGATGACGACCGCGTTCAGCGCGCTGATGGTCGAGAAGACCGCCCCGAAGGCGATGATGGCCGCGCCGGTCCCGATGAACGGGAGCGCGGGCATGAAGCCCTCCGCGGCCTGCGCGATGGCCGTCTCGCCGGCCCCGCCGAGGCCCTCTGCCCCGAGGGTGCCGATGGCGACGAACACGACGAGCAGGTAGACCACGATGGTCACCAGCACCGAGAGCAGGATGGCTCGCGGGATGTTCTGCTGTGGGTTCTCGACCTCCTCGGTGACGGTCGCGATGAGGTCGTAGCCCTGGAACGCGATGAAGGTCAGCCCCATCGCGGGCAGCATGGCGACCGGGCCGTTGGGGAAC from Haloarchaeobius amylolyticus includes:
- a CDS encoding Lrp/AsnC family transcriptional regulator; translated protein: MTLDGLDALDRRILHGLQQDARHVSSRDIAASIPASPSTVRKRIARLEENGIIGGYSADVDYDRAGYQLHVQIVCTAPVAEREAMSDAALSVPGVVRVRELATGERNVVVTVIGEDGDDLTRIATDLSDVGLTVLDEELVRSERTQPFSGFDPERSDARVRAE
- a CDS encoding putative zinc-binding protein encodes the protein MDVNYDELPLVYSCSGCSSAAQLANDLAVRLDREGRAEMSCIAGVGGDVAPLVDTATSGRPTLVIDGCPLECARTCLADHDVTPDEHVNLAKAGVSKEYHTDYDDDRADELYDRLAEVADSLATTA
- a CDS encoding potassium channel family protein translates to MSQSSSQDLRVIVAGGGTVGLRTAELLADRGHSVVLVEPDPVRADRLSDEYVGTVIEGDAARPSILRQAQPDRSDVVAALTDDEATNFAVCMAAQRMADIRAVMRISEGEDDLYSEYVDGVVFPESLGARAAVNEIIVEGVRTLEDIGGDVEVVEVEIAADAPAAGRTLEEVRLPRGSLIVVDSAGNRLGGPETVLEPGNRYVVALESDVADEVMNLLRG
- a CDS encoding APC family permease, yielding MSHAGDRSPAASLTLLDATMVGIGAMIGAGIFVLTGLAARGAGPAALVVFALNGGVTTFTALSYAELAAAIPRNGGGYAYVREVFSAPVSFVMGWTRWFTYMIAGALYALGFASNFVEFFHLYGIGLPGPPVVYALAAVAAFVTLNAVSTEASGSAETVITLVKILILLVFVAFGLSFVDLGNFEPLFPNGPVAMLPAMGLTFIAFQGYDLIATVTEEVENPQQNIPRAILLSVLVTIVVYLLVVFVAIGTLGAEGLGGAGETAIAQAAEGFMPALPFIGTGAAIIAFGAVFSTISALNAVVIGSSRVAFAMGRERQLPARLGRLHVRYGTPFVAIVASAGVMLLAVLVVPIRIVGNLASLFSLLGFVIVNLSVIRLRRQQPDLRRPFEIPYYPIPPILGIVLNLLLGLFIDPVTWVLALAWLGLGIAVYWLLSRRGAVDSVEEVEDVVGAGDTEIADPEQDVTLPPADESTE